The following proteins are encoded in a genomic region of Brevinematia bacterium:
- a CDS encoding tetratricopeptide repeat protein translates to MKKFNEGSIIYFDKDIGSEVFLLRSGKVILKYISEDTNEEVSKVIRPGEIFGLKSAIISAPRGETAISAETSEVISFDVKEFESFISSKPEILFKTLKALSNQLRNIGIKVNSLLSNNIVVRSDLGMFKIGEYLLTNKRYKQAIQSFERFLKVYPDSDLVGEAKRRIQIAKKALDTGVLDKFTPIDESSIATSLPQMSHNEIQVNGTVSSILNALSLAENNFNRGNFTEALKILEKIFVVKEIPSVDLLEKALNLKAKCLTRLKNYDEAISTYKELLSNFSNSKNIKVYMFNMAVVLIEKGDKDNAFVTLRKVASTPPFDEVSQKAKEFIAKIST, encoded by the coding sequence GTGAAAAAGTTCAATGAGGGATCTATCATTTACTTTGACAAGGATATAGGAAGTGAGGTCTTCTTGCTGAGATCAGGTAAAGTTATTTTGAAATATATTTCTGAGGATACTAATGAAGAGGTATCAAAGGTAATAAGACCTGGAGAAATATTTGGATTAAAATCAGCAATAATCTCTGCTCCAAGAGGTGAAACAGCAATATCTGCTGAGACCTCTGAGGTTATATCTTTTGATGTTAAGGAATTTGAGAGCTTTATATCATCAAAACCTGAGATCTTGTTTAAAACTCTCAAGGCTTTGAGTAACCAATTGAGAAATATAGGAATAAAAGTTAACAGCCTCTTATCAAATAATATTGTTGTGAGATCTGATTTAGGAATGTTCAAAATAGGAGAATATCTTCTCACCAACAAGAGATACAAACAAGCTATTCAGTCATTTGAGAGATTTCTTAAAGTATATCCTGATTCGGATTTGGTAGGTGAGGCTAAGAGGCGAATACAGATAGCTAAAAAAGCACTGGATACGGGAGTATTAGATAAGTTTACCCCAATTGATGAAAGTTCTATTGCTACCTCACTACCGCAGATGTCTCACAATGAAATCCAGGTTAATGGTACGGTTTCTAGCATTCTTAATGCTTTGTCTTTGGCTGAAAACAATTTCAATCGTGGAAATTTTACAGAAGCACTGAAAATATTGGAAAAGATCTTTGTCGTCAAAGAAATACCAAGCGTAGATCTTTTGGAGAAAGCATTAAACCTTAAGGCTAAATGTTTGACTAGGCTTAAAAATTACGATGAAGCAATAAGTACCTACAAAGAACTTCTTTCCAATTTTTCAAATTCCAAAAACATTAAGGTATATATGTTCAACATGGCTGTGGTATTAATAGAAAAGGGTGACAAGGATAACGCTTTTGTGACGCTAAGGAAGGTAGCTTCTACTCCTCCGTTTGACGAAGTATCGCAGAAGGCAAAGGAGTTTATTGCAAAGATCTCTACTTAA